One Anthonomus grandis grandis chromosome 13, icAntGran1.3, whole genome shotgun sequence DNA segment encodes these proteins:
- the LOC126743922 gene encoding reticulocalbin-2: MVTFHKLCLNFCVFLICQCLCSAAVVSNKLHGAHEHLTKEREKDGPYSPQDQHVHYDDSGAHQNHFDHEAILGSSKEAEEYDTLPPEEAKKRLAILLKKMDTSHDGYIDRTELQAWILKSFMTLAEEEVQERMEDMDENGDGLVSWEEFIADTYGVLENTQNLQFNDDNYHLIKEDREMWEAADKNGNDILDEDEFKRFHSPEDYPEMRNIIINQTLKNKDTDKDGSISFQEFIGDKGALMDKENLLIEQNKFDHDFDRDNDGKLTGDEILYWIVPSNEDIANEEVTHLFASSDDDHDDLLSFEEVIEHHDIFVGSEATDYGDHLHNIHHLDDEL, from the exons ATGGTAACATTTCATAAACTGTGCCTAAACTTTTGTGTCTTCCTAATCTGCCAATGTTTGTGTTCTGCTGCTGTGGTTTCTAATAAACTCCATGGGGCCCATGAACATTTAACTAAAGAACGTGAGAAGGATGGACCTTATTCCCCACAGGATCAGCATGTACATTATGATGACTCGG GAGCCCATCAGAATCATTTTGACCACGAAGCTATACTAGGTAGCAGTAAAGAAGCAGAAGAATATGATACGTTACCccctgaagaagccaaaaagcGCCTGgccattcttttaaaaaaaatggatactTCTCATGATGGTTATATTGACAGAACAGAGCTGCAAGCATGGATTCTAAAATCATTTAT GACCCTAGCAGAAGAAGAAGTACAGGAAAGGATGGAAGATATGGATGAAAACGGTGATGGATTAGTTAGTTGGGAAGAGTTTATCGCTGATACTTACGGGGTGCTagaaaatacacaaaatttGCAGTTTAATGATGATAATTACCAT TTAATAAAAGAAGATAGAGAAATGTGGGAGGCTGCAGATAAGAATGGCAATGATATCTTAGATGAAGATGAATTTAAAAGGTTTCATTCTCCAGAGGACTATCCGGAAATgaggaatattattattaatcaaaccctaaaaaataaagatacagATAAAGATGGATCTATTAGTTTTCAG GAGTTTATTGGTGATAAGGGAGCCTTAATGGACAAAGAGAATTTGTTGATAGAACAAAATAAATTCGATCATGACTTTGACAGGGATAATGATGGAAAATTGACTGGAGATGAAATATTGTATTGGATTGTGCCTAGCAACGA GGATATTGCTAATGAAGAAGTAACTCATTTGTTCGCATCCAGCGATGACGATCATGATGACCTGCTTAGTTTCGAGGAGGTCATTGAGCATCATGACATATTCGTTGGCAGTGAGGCTACCGATTATGGCGACCACTTGCATAACATACATCATCTTGATGATGAGttatga
- the LOC126743923 gene encoding N-terminal Xaa-Pro-Lys N-methyltransferase 1-B, with translation METSNERLSLTPNENFYKDGAEYWSKIPPTVDGMLGGFSEISTTDIHSSKTLLKQLFTSTKQPLGRGYALDCGAGIGRITKFLLSDLFDRVDMVEQNPQFLESAKKYLGKTILEKKIGQMFPVGLQDFRPEPGKYDVIWCQWVLGHLTDEDFVAFFERCKLGIKPKGVIIVKENISSGQVEVDTTDSSVTRPMGLLRELFDKAGLDCCRMVKQLGFPKGLFTVYMFVLRPRHEENVGSGE, from the exons atg GAAACGTCAAATGAACGTTTATCACTAACACCAAATGAAAATTTCTACAAAGATGGGGCCGAATACTGGTCGAAAATCCCTCCGACAGTCGACGGAATGCTCGGGGGCTTCTCAGAGATCTCTACAACGGATATTCATAGTTCCAAAACCctattaaaacaactttttaccTCCACAAAACAACCACTTGGCAGAGGTTATGCATTGGATTGTGGGGCAGGTATTGGCCGCATAACCAAATTCCTATTAAGTGACCTCTTTGATAGGGTGGACATGGTAGAACAAAACCCCCAGTTTCTAGAAAGTGCCAAAAAGTATTTGGGAAAAActattttggagaaaaaaattgggCAAATGTTTCCTGTTGGATTGCAGGACTTCCGGCCAGAACCTGGGAAGTATGATGTGATTTGGTGCCAATGGGTTTTGGGCCATTTGACGGATGAGGATTTTGTTGCTTTCTTTGAAAGATGCAA GCTAGGTATCAAACCAAAGGGAGTTATAATAGTCAAAGAAAACATCTCATCCGGACAAGTGGAAGTTGATACGACAGACTCTTCCGTCACTCGTCCAATGGGACTCTTAAGAGAATTATTTGATAAGGCCGGGCTCGATTGTTGCAGGATGGTAAAACAACTTGGATTCCCTAAAGGTTTATTTACGGTTTACATGTTTGTCTTGAGGCCTAGACATGAAGAAAACGTCGGGTCAGGAGAGTGA